The following are from one region of the Melospiza melodia melodia isolate bMelMel2 chromosome 16, bMelMel2.pri, whole genome shotgun sequence genome:
- the SPRY3 gene encoding protein sprouty homolog 3: protein MQLSSSVAELSCDETMDPPAEDFQQVLSIDQIRSIRASNNYVERPAACFQQARSNPSLSQPPHKQEWSQDRLASSTFQDLHRSHSQQHQAPPPQPHLSHSSTASSVSQSTTASEQRLLSSLTPSHSGHSLVRTQPRGAELKAEESPRKGAEPAAGHGAHLVLCEACGRCRCPRCTAARSLPSCWLCNQRCLCSAESLLDYGTCLCCVKGLFYHCSTDDEDTCADDPCSCGPGSCCARWAAMSVLSLLLPCLCCYFPTLGCLKLCQRGYDGLKRPGCRCQSHTNTVCRKISSASGTPFPKTLDKPV, encoded by the coding sequence atgcagctcTCTTCCAGCGTGGCTGAACTCAGCTGCGACGAGACCATGGACCCACCCGCCGAGGACTTCCAGCAGGTGCTGTCCATCGACCAAATCCGCTCCATCCGCGCCAGCAACAACTACGTGGAGAGGCCGGCGGCGTGCTTCCAGCAAGCCCGCTCCAACCCCTCGCTGTCGCAGCCCCCGCACAAGCAGGAGTGGTCCCAGGACCGCCTGGCGTCTTCCACCTTCCAGGACCTGCaccgcagccacagccagcagcaccaggcgccgccgccgcagccgcaCCTGAGCCACTCGAGCACGGCCAGCTCGGTGTCGCAGAGCACCACGGCCTCGGAGCAGCGCCTGCTGAGCAGCCTGACGCCGTCGCACTCCGGGCACTCTCTGGTGCGGACGCAGCCCCGCGGGGCTGAGCTGAAGGCCGAGGAGTCGCCGCGGAAGGGCGCGGAGCCGGCGGCGGGGCACGGGGCGCACCTGGTGCTGTGCGAggcgtgcgggcgctgccgctgcccgcgCTGCACGGCCGCCCGCAGCCTGCcctcctgctggctctgcaacCAGCGCTGCCTCTGCTCCGCCGAGAGCCTCCTCGACTACGGGACCTGCCTCTGCTGCGTCAAGGGGCTCTTCTACCACTGCTCCACCGACGACGAGGACACCTGCGCCGACGACCCCTGCTCCTGCGGGCCGGGCTCCTGCTGCGCCCGCTGGGCTGCCATGAGCGTCCTGTCCCTCCTCTtgccctgcctctgctgctacTTTCCCACCCTGGGGTGCCTCAAACTTTGCCAGCGGGGCTATGACGGCCTGAAACGCCCCGGCTGCCGCTGCCAGAGCCACACCAACACGGTCTGCAGAAAGATCTCCTCGGCCAGCGGCACGCCCTTCCCCAAAACGCTGGACAAGCCGGTATGA